Part of the Gemmatimonadota bacterium genome, GGGTCGCCCTGCTGGAGCATCCGTGTCACGCCTTCGCCACTGACACCCGGCGCGGAGACGACACGCGGGTCCACCATCGACCAGTTGGTCTCCCCCGCCGTGCCCGCCTCGTTGCCGATCCAGCGGATGTCCGGGCCAGCGTCCGAGAAGATCACCGCCTGCGGTTGGAGCCGCTTCACCTCGGCCCAGTACCGCGGCCAATCGTAGATCTGCTTCTTGCCATTCGGTCCCTCGCCGTTGGCGCCGTCGAACCAGACTTCATCCACCCGACCGTAGCGCGTCAGCAGTTCGCGCAGCTGGGTGAGGTAGAAGTCGTGATAGCCGTCCGAGCCGTACACGGCGGCATTGCGGTCCCACGGCGAGAGGTAGAGGCCGAGGCGCAGTCCGTCGGCGCGGCAGGCGTCGGCCACTTCGCGCACGACATCGCCCGTGCCGCCGCGGAACGGCGACGACTTGACCGAGTGCGCGGTCGTGGCGGTCGGCCAGAGGCAGAAGCCGTCGTGATGCTTGGCCGTGAGGATCACCATCTTGAAGCCGGCAGCCTTCGCGGCCCGCGTCCACTGCCTTGCATCGAGGGCGGTCGGATTGAAGATCGTCGGCGATTCGGTTCCCTCTCCCCACTCCCGATCGGTAAAGGTGTTCACGCCGAAGTGCGCAAAGAGTGCCAGCTCATCGCGATGCCACTGCAGCTGATCGGCGCTCGGCACCGGGCGAGTGGTGCGCGCCGGCCAACGGAGATGCCGTGCGGCGAGCGCCGAGGCACCCACGGCAAGGAAGTCGCGACGAGGGAGGAGGAACGAAGAGGACATCGGCGATCCGCGAGAGAGGGAGATCGTTGAAGGTAGCGCCAGCCGCGAGGTGGCGGGAAGGCGGGGACCGCACCACCTTTGGGGACTGCCCCACCACTTCCCGCGGAGTCGTTCATGATGGCTCGTCTCACGCCTCGCCTTGCGGCGGTGCTGCTCCTCGTTCCCGCCCTGCTCCCGGCCCAGTCCGCGGGCCGCGCCTTCACCCCGGCGGACTGGTACCGCGTCACCCAGGTGAGTGCCCCGGCTCGTTCGCCGGATGGCAAGTCGGTGGCCTTCACGGTCACCACCGTCAACGAGGCGGGCAACAAGCGCCACAGCGAAGTCTGGCTGCAGTCGGTCGCGGGCGGCCCGTCTCGCCGACTCACCTCGTCCGGGTACGAGAGCAGCGGCCCGCGATGGTCGGACGACGGCAAGACGCTGTACTTCACCTCGACGCGGCCTGGTGGCCGTGGCACGAACTGGGCGCTGCGCGTCGATGAGGTGGGTGAGGCCTTTCAGCCGACCGCGACGCCGCCCGCAGCGGCCCCTGCCGGGAGTCAGCCGACGGACAAGCGATTCCGCATCACCTCGGGCGACAGTGCGAGCGGTGGCGCAGGTGGCGGGCGGGGTGGCGGTGGACGTGGTGGCGGCGGCTTCCCGGGCGGCGCACCAGGCACCGCGCCAGCCACTGGCCCGTATGCGGCGATGCCACCGTTGGCGCGCCCCTCGGCCTCGGCCATTACCGCCCCGGTCGATCCGGCGCGCTTCGACGGCATGCATTTCACCGACAGTCGCTACAAGGCGAACGGCAACGGCTTCGTGGCCAGCACGGGCCGCGCCGGCGCGGGGGGTCCCGGTGGAGCAGCAGCCGACACTGGTGCAGCGGCACGTGCGCGCCCGGCGGCGCAGCTCTTCCTGCAGCGGGCAGGCGGCGAGCGGATCACGCTGACGAGCGCGGCGTACTCACACCGCAATCCGGTGGTCTCGCCGAACGGCGAGTGGATCGTCTTCTCGGCCGATGCCAAGCTGCGGGCCGACTCGATGGTGACGCGCGAGCGCGACTCGTTGGCGAAGCTGCCATTCTCGCGGAAGCGTGACGAGGCAGACCGCGATGGCACCGACCTCTTCATGCTCCCGGTGGCCGCCTGTGAGGCGCACACCGCGGCGTGTGTCCCGACGAGGATCGAGTACTTCGGCGAGGAGACTGGGGCCGTCTGGTCCCCGGACTCGAAGCAGCTTGCCTTCACCGGGCGCCGCGGCCGCTATCAGAGCCAGCGACTGTTTGTGTTGGCGGCTGGCACCACCAAGCCGGTCGACGTCCTCGGCGGCTGGCGGTACGAACCCGGCAACTTCACCTGGTGGGGCGACGGCACGATCCGGATGGCGACGGACGTCGGTGGCAGCAGCGGCCTCTATGCGGTGAATCCGGCCACCGAAGGAGATCCGCACCATCGTTGGTGGGCGTCGACGCGTGTCGAACATCCAGTACGACTCCGCCCGCACCACCCTGACGTACATCAGCACCGATCACACGCACCCGACGGAGCTCTACACCTCGGACATCGAGGGCCGGAACGAGCGCAAGCTCACGACCTTCAACGACGCCCTCAACACGGAGGTGGCCTGGTCCGACGCGGAGTTCTTCACGTACCGGTCGGTCGACAACCTCGAGATCGAGGCGTGGCTGATGAAGCCGTACGGCTACCAGCCCGGCAAGAAGTATCCGGTGGTGATGTACATCCACGGCGGCCCGCACTCGGCGTACGGCGACGGCTGGTTCGACGAGTTCCAGAACCTGGCCGGGGCGGGGATGTTCGTGCTCTTCACCAATCCGCGCGGCTCGTCGGGCCAACACCGCCTTCACCAACGCCTCACGCGGTGACTGGGGTGGCAAGGACTACCTGGACCTGATGAAGGCGGTGGATATCGTCTCGATCCGCCCCGATGTCGACTCGACGCGGATGGGCGTCAGTGGCGGGTCCTACGGCGGCTTCATGACGGCGTGGATCACCACCAAGACCACCCGCTTCAAGGCCGCCGAGGCCGATCGGATGATCAGCGACTGGAACGCGTGGTGGGGCACCACCGACGTGCAGTCGCTGACCAACGACGAGTTCTTCGGCAAGCCGTGGGA contains:
- a CDS encoding alpha-L-fucosidase, translated to MSSSFLLPRRDFLAVGASALAARHLRWPARTTRPVPSADQLQWHRDELALFAHFGVNTFTDREWGEGTESPTIFNPTALDARQWTRAAKAAGFKMVILTAKHHDGFCLWPTATTAHSVKSSPFRGGTGDVVREVADACRADGLRLGLYLSPWDRNAAVYGSDGYHDFYLTQLRELLTRYGRVDEVWFDGANGEGPNGKKQIYDWPRYWAEVKRLQPQAVIFSDAGPDIRWIGNEAGTAGETNWSMVDPRVVSAPGVSGEGVTRMLQQGDPNGSVWRPGETDTSIRPGWFYHPADDAKVRSVDNLVDIYVSSVGRNSKLLLNVPPTRDGLLHETDVARLAGMRRALDARFGASLAVASERRSGEASGTTGRLEYMLPTPRSVGWATLQEPIQHGQHVAAWRIEGLAGDGSWSPIARGTTIGHKRIVALPRGTRYGIRLVIEQALAPVNAVSMVLHAEA
- a CDS encoding PD40 domain-containing protein, which gives rise to MMARLTPRLAAVLLLVPALLPAQSAGRAFTPADWYRVTQVSAPARSPDGKSVAFTVTTVNEAGNKRHSEVWLQSVAGGPSRRLTSSGYESSGPRWSDDGKTLYFTSTRPGGRGTNWALRVDEVGEAFQPTATPPAAAPAGSQPTDKRFRITSGDSASGGAGGGRGGGGRGGGGFPGGAPGTAPATGPYAAMPPLARPSASAITAPVDPARFDGMHFTDSRYKANGNGFVASTGRAGAGGPGGAAADTGAAARARPAAQLFLQRAGGERITLTSAAYSHRNPVVSPNGEWIVFSADAKLRADSMVTRERDSLAKLPFSRKRDEADRDGTDLFMLPVAACEAHTAACVPTRIEYFGEETGAVWSPDSKQLAFTGRRGRYQSQRLFVLAAGTTKPVDVLGGWRYEPGNFTWWGDGTIRMATDVGGSSGLYAVNPATEGDPHHRWWASTRVEHPVRLRPHHPDVHQHRSHAPDGALHLGHRGPERAQAHDLQRRPQHGGGLVRRGVLHVPVGRQPRDRGVADEAVRLPARQEVSGGDVHPRRPALGVRRRLVRRVPEPGRGGDVRALHQSARLVGPTPPSPTPHAVTGVARTTWT